One segment of Pleomorphomonas sp. PLEO DNA contains the following:
- a CDS encoding efflux transporter outer membrane subunit, translating to MRSRLGQKGYSVSVLLCVSALYGGCAMLPENAAISSAKPMSDYASDKSLASAKDAAWPSENWWQAYGDPQLATLITEGLNGASDMRIAAARVALAYAGVGASQASLMPTVGASVKADSERQSYNYLISKDFVPKGWKDAGVGTLSFDWEIDFWGKNRAALAAAKGKAAAAEAEAAATRLALSTGIADVYGRLASLYADRDSAVSAISVRKQTLSLMSDRYGKGLENEGALERSRSAEAGSEAQLAEIDEGIGLAKNQLAALLGAGPDRGLSIARPKVRGGRFIGVPSSLPIEFLGRRPDILAARYTAEAASKDIDAAKASYYPNVNLAAMIGKQALGLNMLTDSGSTLGSIGPAISLPIFDGGRLRAGERSAVSQHEIAVATYDQTLTDALHQVADAVVSKRELTRQLAETQRSMAAAEKAWRVVSDRYNGGLATYLEVLTAEDALITARRATATLQARAFTLDIAMVRALGGGFRSTEKQS from the coding sequence ATGCGTTCGAGGCTGGGTCAAAAGGGCTATTCCGTCAGCGTTCTGCTCTGTGTGTCGGCGCTTTATGGCGGTTGCGCCATGCTGCCGGAAAACGCTGCCATCTCCTCGGCAAAGCCGATGTCGGACTACGCGTCCGACAAGAGCCTCGCTTCCGCCAAAGACGCGGCCTGGCCGTCGGAGAACTGGTGGCAGGCCTATGGCGACCCGCAGCTTGCGACGCTGATCACCGAAGGCCTCAATGGCGCGTCCGATATGCGGATCGCCGCCGCGCGCGTGGCGCTGGCCTATGCCGGTGTTGGCGCCTCCCAGGCCTCGCTGATGCCGACCGTCGGTGCCTCGGTCAAGGCCGATAGCGAACGCCAGTCTTATAACTACCTGATCAGTAAGGACTTTGTTCCCAAGGGTTGGAAAGACGCGGGCGTAGGCACTCTGTCGTTCGATTGGGAAATCGACTTCTGGGGCAAGAATCGGGCGGCGCTGGCCGCCGCCAAGGGCAAAGCCGCCGCCGCCGAGGCGGAAGCCGCCGCCACCCGTCTTGCCCTTTCGACCGGCATCGCCGACGTCTATGGACGACTCGCCTCGCTCTATGCCGACCGCGATTCCGCTGTCAGTGCCATCAGCGTGCGCAAACAGACCCTGTCGCTGATGAGCGACCGCTACGGCAAGGGCCTCGAAAACGAGGGCGCGCTGGAACGTTCGCGCTCGGCGGAAGCCGGGTCGGAGGCGCAGCTCGCCGAGATCGATGAGGGAATCGGCCTTGCCAAGAACCAGCTCGCCGCGCTGCTCGGCGCCGGGCCGGATCGTGGCTTGTCCATCGCCCGGCCGAAGGTGCGGGGCGGCCGCTTCATCGGCGTTCCCTCAAGCCTGCCAATCGAATTCCTGGGGCGCCGCCCCGATATCCTGGCCGCCCGCTACACCGCCGAAGCCGCTTCCAAGGACATCGATGCCGCCAAGGCGTCCTACTATCCCAACGTCAATCTGGCGGCGATGATCGGCAAGCAGGCGCTCGGGCTCAACATGCTGACCGACTCCGGTTCGACGCTGGGTTCGATCGGGCCGGCCATTTCGTTGCCGATCTTCGATGGTGGCCGCCTGCGTGCCGGCGAGCGTTCCGCCGTGTCGCAACATGAAATCGCCGTTGCTACCTACGACCAGACGCTGACCGATGCCCTGCATCAGGTGGCCGACGCCGTGGTGAGCAAGCGCGAACTGACGCGGCAACTGGCGGAAACCCAGCGTTCGATGGCCGCCGCCGAAAAGGCATGGCGGGTTGTCAGCGATCGCTACAACGGCGGCCTTGCCACCTATCTGGAAGTGCTGACCGCCGAAGACGCCCTGATCACCGCCCGCCGGGCGACTGCCACTCTGCAGGCCCGTGCCTTTACCCTCGACATTGCAATGGTTCGCGCCCTCGGCGGCGGGTTCCGCAGCACGGAGAAGCAGTCGTGA
- a CDS encoding HlyD family efflux transporter periplasmic adaptor subunit, with the protein MSKIDADADHVTQAAVNPKKRGPLFFGLFVAVAACGGGYYAYDTLYASKHAVTDNAYVGADVASITPLVAAPVTEVLVADTEMVRKGDVLVRLDDTDAKLALALAEANYQSAIRRVTALVANDKAYTAQIAGREADRAQAAAQLASAQANFEKAKIDLDRRKTLADKGSVSGDEVTAVETALKTTEASMASAVAGAAGAIAARDATAAAKEANAALISGAGIDDNPEVLAARSTRDQAQVNLERTVMRAPVDGVISRRQVQVGQRVQPGMTLMVVVPLLDAYVDANYKEVQLAHVKAGQKVTLVSDLYGSDVPFTGTVIGFSGGTGAAFSLVPAQNATGNWIKVVQRLPVRIALDPAELKAHPLQVGLSMTTDIAIAN; encoded by the coding sequence ATGAGCAAGATCGATGCCGACGCCGACCACGTCACCCAGGCCGCGGTCAACCCCAAGAAGCGCGGTCCGCTGTTTTTCGGCCTGTTCGTCGCGGTGGCCGCCTGTGGTGGCGGCTACTATGCCTACGACACGCTCTACGCGTCCAAGCACGCGGTGACCGACAACGCCTATGTGGGCGCCGACGTGGCGTCGATCACGCCGCTGGTGGCCGCGCCGGTAACGGAAGTGCTCGTCGCCGACACCGAGATGGTGAGGAAGGGCGACGTTCTCGTTCGCCTCGATGACACCGACGCCAAGTTGGCCCTGGCGCTGGCCGAGGCAAACTACCAGAGCGCCATCCGCCGCGTGACCGCGCTGGTTGCCAACGACAAGGCGTATACCGCTCAGATCGCCGGTCGCGAGGCCGACCGGGCCCAGGCGGCGGCGCAGCTCGCCTCCGCCCAGGCCAACTTTGAAAAGGCCAAGATCGATCTCGATCGCCGCAAGACCCTGGCCGACAAGGGCTCGGTGTCGGGTGACGAGGTCACCGCCGTCGAGACGGCGCTCAAGACGACCGAGGCGAGCATGGCGTCCGCAGTGGCCGGCGCCGCCGGTGCCATCGCCGCCCGCGATGCAACCGCCGCTGCCAAGGAAGCCAACGCCGCCCTGATCTCCGGCGCCGGCATCGACGATAATCCGGAAGTGCTCGCCGCCCGGTCGACGCGCGATCAGGCCCAGGTCAATCTGGAACGCACGGTCATGCGGGCACCTGTCGATGGCGTCATCTCGCGCCGTCAGGTGCAGGTCGGCCAGCGCGTTCAACCCGGCATGACGCTGATGGTGGTGGTTCCGCTCCTGGATGCCTACGTCGACGCCAACTACAAGGAAGTGCAGCTCGCCCACGTCAAGGCTGGCCAGAAGGTGACGCTGGTCTCCGACCTCTACGGCAGCGACGTGCCGTTCACCGGCACGGTGATCGGCTTCTCCGGTGGAACCGGTGCCGCCTTCTCCTTGGTGCCGGCCCAGAACGCCACCGGCAACTGGATCAAGGTGGTGCAGCGCCTGCCGGTCCGCATCGCGCTCGATCCGGCCGAACTCAAGGCGCATCCGCTGCAGGTCGGCCTGTCGATGACCACTGACATCGCGATCGCCAACTGA
- a CDS encoding DHA2 family efflux MFS transporter permease subunit, with the protein MTAPALEHAAPLTGARLLVAALAIGTGNFLVVLDSTIANVSVPTIAGSLGVSTSQGSWVITSYAVAEAITVPLTGWLSRRFGAMRVFLTCFFAFAAISVLCGLSQSIGMLIGGRVLLGLFGGPIMPLSQMLLMRIFPPKQATIASIIWAMTSLIGPIVGPILGGIICDGIGWQWIFFMKVPIAIVGGIIVFFTTRGLADPTGKATIDKIGLALLVLWVGALQIMLDEGRNHDWFAADEIRILAVVAVIGFIAFVIYELTEAQPIVDLRIFRHRGFTAAAVTFAGGFGAFFAAIVILPLWLQQNMGYTATWAGYATGIMGLLAIISAPIVGKATEKFDPRAILSIGILGLGAMTAWRMSFNSDVTFTQMAWPTLLTGPFMVMFFVPVTGLAIASVSPEEQANAAGLSNFMRTLAGAFATSLVQTGWANSARVNQTELVSAMHNSDQVIAGMVAGGSSPEVAVASLTRVVEQQSVLLATLDMFSVITVVFVFAAMLPWLAPRPKGPIDTSGAH; encoded by the coding sequence ATGACTGCGCCTGCATTGGAACACGCCGCGCCACTGACAGGCGCTCGCCTGCTGGTGGCCGCGCTTGCCATCGGTACCGGCAATTTTCTGGTGGTGCTGGATAGTACCATCGCAAATGTGTCGGTGCCGACCATTGCCGGCTCCCTGGGCGTCTCCACGTCCCAGGGGTCGTGGGTCATCACCTCCTACGCCGTGGCCGAGGCGATCACGGTGCCACTCACCGGCTGGCTCAGCCGGCGGTTCGGCGCCATGCGCGTCTTCCTCACCTGCTTTTTCGCCTTCGCCGCCATCTCGGTGCTTTGCGGCCTGTCGCAATCCATCGGCATGCTGATCGGCGGGCGCGTGTTGCTCGGCCTGTTCGGCGGACCGATCATGCCGCTGTCGCAGATGTTGCTGATGCGCATCTTCCCGCCCAAGCAGGCGACCATCGCCTCGATCATCTGGGCCATGACATCGCTGATCGGTCCGATCGTCGGCCCCATTCTCGGCGGTATCATCTGCGACGGCATCGGCTGGCAGTGGATCTTCTTCATGAAGGTACCGATCGCCATCGTCGGCGGCATCATCGTCTTCTTCACCACCAGGGGGCTGGCGGATCCGACCGGCAAAGCCACCATCGACAAGATCGGTCTGGCGCTTCTGGTCCTGTGGGTCGGCGCCTTGCAGATCATGCTGGACGAGGGACGCAATCACGACTGGTTCGCCGCCGACGAAATCAGGATCCTCGCGGTCGTCGCGGTGATCGGTTTCATTGCCTTCGTGATTTACGAACTGACCGAGGCACAGCCGATCGTCGACCTCAGGATCTTCCGTCATCGCGGTTTCACGGCGGCGGCCGTCACCTTTGCCGGCGGCTTCGGGGCCTTCTTCGCAGCTATCGTCATCCTGCCGCTCTGGCTGCAGCAGAATATGGGCTACACGGCCACCTGGGCCGGCTATGCCACCGGCATCATGGGCCTGTTGGCCATCATATCGGCGCCGATCGTCGGCAAGGCGACGGAGAAGTTTGATCCGCGCGCCATCCTGTCGATTGGCATTCTCGGCCTTGGCGCCATGACGGCCTGGCGCATGAGCTTCAATTCAGATGTGACGTTCACGCAGATGGCCTGGCCGACGCTGCTTACCGGGCCGTTCATGGTGATGTTCTTTGTGCCGGTGACCGGCCTCGCCATCGCCAGCGTCAGTCCGGAGGAACAGGCCAACGCCGCCGGCCTTTCCAATTTCATGCGCACGCTGGCCGGCGCCTTTGCCACCTCGCTGGTGCAAACCGGCTGGGCCAACTCGGCGCGCGTCAACCAGACCGAACTGGTCAGCGCCATGCACAACAGCGATCAGGTGATTGCCGGCATGGTGGCGGGCGGCAGCTCGCCCGAGGTCGCCGTCGCCAGTCTCACCCGCGTCGTCGAGCAGCAGAGCGTGCTGCTGGCGACGCTGGATATGTTCTCAGTGATAACCGTGGTATTTGTCTTTGCCGCCATGCTTCCGTGGCTGGCGCCCCGACCAAAGGGGCCGATCGACACCAGTGGAGCCCATTGA